A genomic region of Photobacterium swingsii contains the following coding sequences:
- a CDS encoding ATP-binding protein: MPRFESEKLQETLLDLLRSNERERQLRDENAAILAGISAMAGANNKRQVFNSLLSVLRKYIGFENAIVLTREDESSPLLELVSTCPVFQSSVWDVSSTFIRCMNGESIVLFSPSRVEEFSMRSTEQMMYCQSALLTGVKVSTGDALLIFIHSDKGQFTPHCRRVLDRFRPLLERAIIDIDYRERLQSLVAARTQELTYSQQRFKDFANTVGDWFWEIDTDYIFTYISAPELAGHIVDNENILDIFGDQEEVRQLLLTKLCSQEPFEDVEWQLPESEGGLWISISGTAYFNKKGKLLGYRGTAKNITSRKQRLFDLLEARKQAESANKAKSQFLAMMSHEIRTPLNGVLGLMDTLADSGLDNEQKTWLNQMDQSAQLLLTIINDILDLSRIESGNFELYHSKMRIQDSIDLVVSQLKEQAIIKNIDLTANIDDSVPEFIHGDKNRIAQIMFNLVGNAIKFTNDGAVHILAKATDGQIQVSVTDTGIGIAKEAQKNLFNPFIQADCSITRRYGGTGLGLAISQHLITKMRGEITLESELGVGSCFTMILPCLNCNTEFSKQQEEIYPASDHELNILLAEDSQTNQLVAKLMLEKRGHKVQIANNGDEAIAMYEKKPESYDIVLMDISMPVLDGLQATQILRERGYDIPIIALTANAMDSDKVLCEDAGMNDFLAKPIQVSELEMILRKYQFITQVVS, from the coding sequence ATGCCACGTTTTGAGTCTGAGAAGTTACAAGAAACATTACTCGATTTATTACGTAGTAATGAAAGAGAAAGACAGCTACGAGATGAAAATGCTGCAATTTTAGCTGGTATTTCGGCCATGGCTGGCGCTAACAATAAACGTCAAGTATTCAATAGCTTACTATCAGTTCTTCGTAAATATATCGGTTTTGAAAATGCCATTGTATTAACTCGAGAAGATGAATCGTCACCATTACTTGAACTGGTATCGACGTGCCCAGTTTTCCAATCCAGCGTTTGGGATGTTTCCAGCACCTTTATTCGGTGTATGAACGGAGAAAGTATAGTCCTGTTCTCACCATCTCGTGTTGAAGAGTTTTCAATGCGCTCAACTGAACAAATGATGTACTGCCAATCAGCATTATTAACAGGCGTTAAAGTCAGTACCGGTGACGCATTACTTATCTTTATTCATTCAGATAAAGGGCAATTCACACCACATTGCCGACGTGTTCTTGATCGTTTTCGACCGTTATTAGAGCGCGCTATCATTGATATCGATTACAGAGAACGGCTACAGTCGCTTGTTGCTGCAAGAACACAAGAACTAACATATAGCCAGCAACGATTTAAAGATTTCGCGAATACTGTAGGTGACTGGTTCTGGGAAATAGATACAGATTATATCTTTACCTACATTTCAGCACCTGAACTCGCTGGGCACATTGTCGATAATGAAAATATACTCGATATTTTTGGTGACCAAGAGGAAGTACGTCAACTCTTACTTACAAAGTTGTGTAGTCAAGAACCCTTTGAAGATGTCGAGTGGCAGCTACCAGAGAGTGAAGGGGGCTTATGGATAAGCATCAGTGGTACGGCGTACTTCAATAAAAAAGGCAAGTTGCTCGGTTATCGAGGCACAGCTAAAAATATTACCAGTCGTAAGCAGCGCTTATTTGATCTCCTTGAAGCGCGCAAACAGGCGGAATCAGCCAATAAAGCCAAATCACAATTCTTAGCCATGATGAGCCATGAAATTCGCACGCCATTAAATGGCGTACTTGGCCTAATGGACACCTTGGCAGATTCAGGCCTCGATAATGAACAAAAGACCTGGCTCAATCAGATGGATCAGTCAGCACAATTATTGCTGACAATCATCAACGATATTTTAGACTTATCACGTATAGAGTCAGGAAACTTTGAACTTTATCATTCAAAAATGCGTATCCAAGACAGTATCGATCTGGTGGTTAGTCAATTAAAAGAACAAGCTATTATCAAGAATATCGACTTGACTGCCAACATTGATGATTCTGTTCCTGAATTTATCCATGGCGATAAAAATAGAATTGCTCAAATCATGTTTAACTTAGTCGGCAACGCCATTAAGTTTACTAACGATGGCGCAGTCCACATTCTAGCCAAAGCAACTGATGGACAGATCCAAGTATCAGTAACAGATACAGGGATTGGTATTGCAAAAGAAGCTCAGAAAAATTTGTTTAATCCATTCATTCAAGCAGACTGCAGTATAACGCGACGATATGGTGGTACGGGATTAGGTTTAGCCATAAGCCAACACCTAATCACAAAAATGCGCGGTGAGATAACGCTTGAAAGTGAATTAGGTGTGGGAAGCTGCTTTACGATGATATTGCCATGCTTGAACTGTAATACTGAGTTTTCAAAGCAGCAGGAAGAAATATATCCAGCCAGTGATCATGAGCTAAATATCTTACTGGCGGAAGACAGCCAGACAAATCAGTTGGTTGCCAAACTGATGTTAGAGAAACGAGGTCATAAGGTTCAGATTGCCAATAATGGTGATGAAGCCATAGCGATGTACGAAAAGAAACCTGAGAGTTACGACATTGTCTTAATGGATATTTCGATGCCGGTACTTGATGGATTGCAGGCTACACAAATTCTTCGAGAGCGCGGCTACGACATTCCAATTATTGCGTTAACCGCCAATGCGATGGATTCAGATAAGGTTTTGTGTGAAGACGCAGGCATGAATGATTTCCTTGCTAAGCCGATACAAGTCTCTGAGCTTGAGATGATTCTGCGTAAATATCAATTCATCACGCAAGTCGTGAGCTAA
- the matP gene encoding macrodomain Ter protein MatP encodes MKYQQLENLEAGWKWTYLVKKWKEGETITSYVDTSEDEEAVQQLLALEHEPTKVIAWISKHMSAELDKKLKQAIRAKRKRHFNAEQVHTRKKSIDLDYRVWEKLAEKSQELDCTLSDAIEYLISESNRSETATRKVSDIKNELSELLDFDLNES; translated from the coding sequence ATGAAATATCAACAACTTGAAAATCTTGAAGCTGGTTGGAAATGGACGTACCTAGTTAAAAAATGGAAAGAAGGTGAGACAATCACTTCGTATGTTGATACCAGTGAAGATGAAGAAGCGGTTCAACAACTCCTAGCGCTAGAACACGAACCGACCAAAGTTATCGCTTGGATATCTAAGCATATGTCGGCTGAGCTTGATAAGAAGCTAAAGCAAGCGATCCGAGCTAAACGCAAACGCCATTTTAATGCTGAACAAGTGCACACACGTAAAAAGTCGATTGATCTTGACTACCGTGTGTGGGAAAAGCTTGCAGAGAAATCACAAGAGCTTGATTGTACCTTGTCTGACGCTATTGAATACCTTATCAGTGAAAGTAATCGATCTGAAACGGCAACGCGTAAAGTGTCTGATATAAAAAATGAATTATCAGAGCTATTAGATTTTGACCTCAACGAAAGCTAA
- the rmf gene encoding ribosome modulation factor codes for MKRQKRDRLERAQARGYQAALNGRSSEACPYQATDARTNWLGGWREARGEIQQGLYK; via the coding sequence ATGAAGAGACAAAAGCGGGATCGTTTAGAACGCGCACAAGCTCGCGGTTATCAGGCAGCTTTGAATGGGCGTTCTAGTGAAGCGTGTCCATATCAGGCAACGGATGCCCGTACAAATTGGTTAGGCGGTTGGCGAGAAGCAAGAGGCGAAATACAGCAAGGTCTCTATAAATAA
- a CDS encoding FIST signal transduction protein translates to MDIATSFSAFHSSDQAISDAIRKLNIKIANPKLVLAYFSEHYDELAIQSRLKEAYPDSQILACTSCQGVMTDDGYKQGEGIALWALCDYSGAYGTAIVSSNQSPYDMARQAVLQAIENSNRPGELPALILLHATPGAEEDVLKGIEDELTVPVPIIGGSAADDYVKGNWKLFNQLQSTQEGVGICVFYPSCEISFSFHSGYASTGKNAYATKVEGREIIELNGRPASEVYSGWLGKELTVSGIMRESSLNPLGRIAGKVHDLPYFKLSHPCRLTDRGGIEFFATVKEGEKLFFMEGTEERLVSRAGRVIESANEIGSSQALDPIGGIAIYCAGCMLRVQDKMNNVATYINKAMHAAPFICAFTFGEQGQFTGGENAHGNLMISAVLFHRD, encoded by the coding sequence ATGGATATTGCCACTAGCTTCTCAGCCTTTCATTCATCCGATCAAGCGATTTCAGACGCTATTCGCAAACTGAATATTAAAATTGCAAATCCTAAGTTGGTTTTAGCGTATTTTTCGGAACATTACGACGAATTAGCCATTCAATCTCGACTAAAAGAAGCCTATCCAGACAGCCAAATATTAGCCTGTACTTCCTGCCAAGGTGTGATGACCGATGACGGGTATAAGCAAGGTGAGGGCATTGCACTATGGGCGCTTTGTGATTATAGCGGTGCATACGGTACTGCAATTGTTTCTTCAAATCAGTCGCCATATGACATGGCAAGGCAAGCTGTATTGCAGGCCATCGAAAATAGCAATCGGCCTGGTGAATTACCGGCACTAATCTTGCTTCATGCTACTCCAGGTGCAGAAGAAGATGTGTTAAAAGGCATTGAGGACGAGCTCACCGTCCCTGTTCCTATCATAGGTGGCAGTGCTGCAGATGATTATGTGAAAGGAAACTGGAAGCTTTTCAATCAGCTGCAAAGTACACAAGAAGGTGTCGGTATTTGCGTATTTTATCCTTCGTGTGAAATTAGTTTTTCGTTTCACTCCGGTTATGCAAGCACTGGAAAGAATGCATACGCGACCAAAGTTGAAGGGCGTGAAATTATAGAACTAAACGGTCGCCCAGCCAGTGAAGTATATTCGGGCTGGCTGGGAAAAGAGCTAACTGTGTCTGGAATCATGCGTGAAAGCAGCTTGAACCCATTAGGGCGTATCGCTGGCAAAGTACATGATCTACCGTACTTTAAGTTATCACACCCATGTAGACTGACAGATCGTGGTGGTATTGAATTTTTCGCCACGGTGAAGGAAGGTGAAAAGCTATTCTTCATGGAAGGGACAGAAGAAAGGCTAGTTAGTCGAGCAGGGCGTGTTATTGAATCTGCTAACGAAATAGGCAGCAGTCAGGCACTTGACCCTATTGGTGGCATCGCGATTTATTGCGCCGGTTGTATGCTACGAGTGCAAGATAAAATGAATAATGTTGCCACTTATATTAATAAAGCAATGCATGCCGCTCCGTTTATTTGCGCATTTACATTTGGTGAACAAGGCCAGTTTACAGGTGGTGAAAATGCTCATGGAAACCTTATGATTTCAGCCGTATTATTTCACAGGGACTAG
- a CDS encoding pseudouridine synthase, which translates to MRLDKFICKSTEFTNTEAIQLIANQTVRVNDQIITDERSQVHKNNTVTLNGAILKPRAFRYLLLHKPAGTICSNKNEVYPSLFNCIDIDNIEELHIAGRLDADTTGLVLITDDGHWSFNITTPNKQCEKCYRVGLSRPIADDVGKKFKQGIALQGETQLTRPAKLEVINPTEVYLTITEGKFHQVKRMFSAVGNRVVSLHRESIGKVTLDVGIGEWRHLTRDEVQSFI; encoded by the coding sequence ATGCGCCTTGATAAGTTTATTTGTAAAAGTACTGAATTCACAAACACTGAAGCGATTCAATTAATAGCCAATCAAACCGTTAGAGTTAACGACCAGATCATTACAGATGAAAGGTCACAAGTTCATAAGAACAATACTGTTACTTTGAATGGTGCAATACTAAAACCCCGTGCATTTCGTTACCTTCTCTTGCACAAACCAGCAGGAACTATTTGTTCAAACAAAAATGAAGTTTACCCATCGTTGTTCAATTGTATTGATATCGACAATATTGAGGAACTCCATATTGCCGGGCGGTTAGATGCGGACACAACGGGACTAGTCTTAATTACTGATGATGGCCATTGGTCTTTTAATATCACTACACCCAATAAGCAGTGTGAAAAGTGTTATCGGGTTGGTTTATCTCGTCCAATTGCTGATGATGTTGGTAAAAAATTTAAGCAAGGCATAGCCTTACAAGGCGAGACTCAACTTACTCGGCCAGCAAAGCTTGAAGTTATTAATCCTACTGAGGTCTATTTAACGATAACCGAAGGTAAATTCCACCAAGTGAAACGTATGTTCTCAGCAGTAGGTAACCGTGTTGTATCACTGCATCGAGAGAGCATAGGAAAGGTTACACTGGATGTTGGAATAGGAGAGTGGCGGCATTTAACCCGTGACGAAGTGCAGTCTTTTATTTAA
- a CDS encoding DUF3466 family protein: MRQNMLKLSTLAILIAGVTNANAAVYKIVEVDETGSGLSAIDSINYYGKNTSGRTETYAQAIQQSKDGEDCFAGTCAADYKTVGESRFGNAGLEYRDEVAFIYDNLQEINDVSTLESYCKNNLGFNTCDTWAESRYFGTGFNTEDNHDGSGYAGLLREQQAFRLGYTRNSFLLVEGQPTPTFAEDSAKYDQSITGALGSIQSNSMNSVPNGIVNDADGGTGTDYVYGVTSGAYFKNGSGYPRPFTKRGFIQDEASLKVALNPATDATKLAKAMGTTTAWGAIKNPNNTNLLVVGSASFTESYLDDSNRLPSSSDLRINDVKQSLSTSNLNNCSKQANDGDLNGLFGTWECQFTVFANDAYLWNVNPADGSATPIRITARTLDARDPDEKRRSYQASARAIENVNDKLMIVGTSTERVSNDYYVQRAAVYTPKTTLDLNDIKADQWDKKLIGPEFKDGDKRQYAYSVATDINTKDQVTGVAKLYRSESRTYTERMFIYDNTKGSYKFLDAGVNPIFFDGSNGYAAAINNNNVVVGKLDSENANQVDGRQRRQRGFLYNAGTDIAGSPLKAGGAWFLDDLTNDGVTSGNKVANSYRIAEISDINDAGVMSATALYCEGGYDKLTQESTCKGGEKNSERVVAVKLVPIQNGDIQTRPAEETEIKRNGASLGMFALTLLGFIGFRRRK, translated from the coding sequence ATGCGACAAAATATGTTAAAGCTGTCTACACTGGCGATCCTTATCGCTGGTGTTACTAACGCTAATGCCGCTGTTTATAAGATAGTTGAAGTTGATGAAACTGGCTCAGGACTGAGTGCCATTGACTCAATTAACTATTACGGAAAAAACACATCAGGTCGCACAGAAACATATGCGCAAGCTATTCAGCAATCTAAAGATGGCGAAGATTGTTTTGCCGGCACTTGTGCAGCAGATTACAAGACAGTAGGTGAAAGCCGCTTTGGTAACGCTGGCTTAGAATATCGAGATGAAGTGGCTTTTATCTACGATAACCTGCAGGAAATAAATGATGTAAGTACGTTAGAGTCTTACTGTAAAAATAACCTTGGCTTTAATACCTGTGATACATGGGCTGAGAGCCGTTACTTTGGTACGGGCTTCAATACAGAAGATAACCACGATGGCAGTGGCTATGCAGGATTACTTCGTGAGCAGCAAGCCTTTAGACTCGGTTATACCCGTAATTCATTTTTACTCGTGGAAGGTCAGCCTACACCAACATTTGCTGAAGACAGCGCTAAATATGATCAATCTATAACTGGCGCACTGGGTTCTATTCAATCTAATTCAATGAACTCAGTACCTAATGGTATTGTGAATGATGCTGATGGTGGTACTGGAACTGATTATGTATACGGTGTCACTAGCGGCGCGTATTTTAAAAATGGTTCAGGTTACCCTCGACCGTTTACTAAGCGAGGTTTTATTCAAGACGAAGCTAGCTTGAAAGTTGCTCTAAACCCTGCAACAGATGCAACAAAGCTGGCTAAAGCTATGGGTACGACAACCGCGTGGGGCGCCATTAAGAACCCTAATAATACCAACTTGTTAGTTGTTGGTAGTGCATCATTCACTGAAAGTTACCTTGATGACAGTAATAGATTGCCATCATCAAGTGATTTGCGGATTAATGATGTCAAACAAAGCCTAAGCACAAGCAACCTGAATAATTGTTCAAAACAAGCTAACGATGGTGACCTAAATGGTTTGTTTGGCACGTGGGAGTGTCAATTTACTGTTTTTGCTAATGATGCTTATCTGTGGAATGTAAACCCTGCAGATGGCAGTGCGACACCTATTCGCATAACGGCTCGTACTTTAGATGCACGTGATCCGGATGAAAAACGCCGCTCTTACCAAGCATCTGCTCGTGCGATTGAAAACGTTAATGACAAGCTAATGATTGTTGGTACAAGCACTGAGCGCGTTTCTAACGATTACTACGTTCAGCGTGCCGCTGTGTATACGCCTAAAACAACGTTAGATCTTAACGATATTAAAGCGGATCAATGGGATAAAAAACTGATTGGTCCTGAGTTTAAAGATGGTGATAAGCGTCAATACGCTTACAGTGTCGCAACTGATATTAATACCAAAGATCAAGTGACGGGTGTTGCCAAACTGTATCGTTCTGAGTCTCGTACTTACACTGAACGTATGTTTATTTACGATAACACGAAAGGGTCATACAAATTCTTAGATGCTGGGGTTAACCCAATCTTCTTTGATGGGTCTAATGGTTATGCAGCGGCAATTAATAACAATAATGTGGTTGTTGGTAAGCTCGATTCAGAGAATGCGAATCAGGTAGATGGCCGTCAACGTCGCCAACGTGGCTTCCTGTATAATGCGGGTACTGATATTGCCGGATCACCATTAAAAGCTGGTGGCGCTTGGTTCCTTGATGATCTAACTAATGACGGTGTGACATCAGGTAATAAGGTCGCGAACAGTTACCGTATTGCTGAAATCTCTGACATTAATGATGCCGGTGTGATGTCTGCAACAGCGCTGTATTGTGAGGGTGGTTACGATAAATTAACGCAGGAATCGACATGTAAGGGGGGTGAGAAGAACTCTGAGCGTGTTGTTGCGGTTAAGTTAGTACCTATTCAAAACGGTGATATCCAAACCCGTCCAGCTGAAGAAACAGAGATCAAACGTAACGGTGCCTCACTGGGTATGTTCGCTTTGACACTGTTAGGCTTCATTGGTTTCAGAAGACGTAAATAA
- a CDS encoding DUF3634 family protein: MEYVVVLAIVVAVFVFWDRPVMVLQFEDGELTKSKGNIPNGFLMGCKDIAHKQPFSGKVKVYKTRFTTKLVFSKTIPSKVKQRIHNVFPHTGGSKKHGRRA; encoded by the coding sequence ATGGAGTATGTTGTTGTTCTAGCCATTGTTGTGGCTGTTTTTGTTTTCTGGGATCGTCCTGTTATGGTGCTCCAGTTTGAAGATGGTGAGTTAACTAAATCTAAGGGTAACATCCCTAATGGCTTTTTAATGGGCTGCAAAGACATTGCGCACAAACAGCCGTTTTCTGGAAAAGTTAAAGTCTATAAAACCCGTTTTACGACTAAATTGGTGTTTTCTAAAACCATCCCATCGAAGGTAAAGCAACGTATTCACAACGTTTTTCCACATACCGGCGGCAGTAAAAAGCACGGTCGCCGTGCATAA
- a CDS encoding PilZ domain-containing protein, whose amino-acid sequence MELKKYISSKEKEKQIPGAQGALLIKSSSVVTISIKTPLGRIFRCETAFIGTNSHDYLLFEMPAISKKEIEMYLLEGFNISIKAISDRGEGAVVRFTSKIEHLILKPIGLLVINMPHSMVLTPLRSEPRFEVNLQGKAVLPERQLQVELQDLSHKGCCFQHSIHGPEISLNQKIDLFIMNPTLKTYFQLSGSVKSINRIGVFCQYGVMFDQQGRSNTKLLLKQLVFDGTGLSFKKS is encoded by the coding sequence ATGGAACTGAAAAAATATATTTCTAGCAAGGAAAAAGAGAAGCAAATACCAGGTGCTCAAGGTGCGTTGCTCATTAAAAGTAGTAGTGTTGTAACCATCAGTATCAAAACACCACTTGGTCGTATTTTTCGGTGTGAGACCGCATTTATTGGTACAAACAGCCACGATTACTTACTTTTTGAAATGCCCGCTATTTCAAAAAAAGAAATTGAGATGTATCTGCTAGAAGGTTTCAATATTTCAATCAAAGCAATTTCAGATCGAGGTGAAGGGGCCGTTGTTCGATTTACGAGTAAAATTGAACACCTCATTCTTAAACCGATTGGTTTGCTGGTCATCAATATGCCGCATTCCATGGTGCTAACACCTTTACGCAGTGAACCTCGCTTTGAAGTTAATCTTCAAGGTAAGGCTGTGTTACCAGAGCGTCAATTACAAGTTGAACTGCAAGACTTGTCCCATAAAGGCTGCTGTTTCCAACACAGCATTCATGGGCCCGAAATTAGCCTAAATCAGAAAATCGACCTTTTTATCATGAACCCAACATTAAAAACATATTTTCAATTATCGGGTTCAGTGAAGAGCATCAATCGTATTGGTGTGTTTTGTCAGTATGGTGTTATGTTTGATCAACAAGGCCGTAGTAACACTAAGCTACTTCTCAAGCAGCTTGTTTTCGACGGCACTGGGCTTTCATTTAAAAAGTCATAG
- a CDS encoding response regulator, with the protein MKRFMIIEDNKMMAQILTQLLRKCAKPQSIIHAVSPQAAVNGLINNTVDCVFLDLNLEKPLDGIPVLQFIKKQHPHLPVVIVSGDSEMDTVKQVISLKPADYIVKPLSIQKLERCLSKVLPVPNPS; encoded by the coding sequence ATGAAACGATTTATGATAATTGAAGATAATAAGATGATGGCACAAATTCTAACGCAACTTCTCCGAAAATGTGCAAAGCCTCAATCAATTATTCATGCAGTCTCACCACAAGCTGCAGTTAATGGCTTGATCAATAACACTGTAGATTGTGTTTTCTTGGATCTGAATTTAGAAAAGCCACTCGATGGCATTCCTGTTTTGCAATTCATTAAAAAACAGCATCCTCATCTACCCGTTGTGATTGTGAGTGGCGATAGTGAAATGGATACGGTTAAGCAAGTTATCTCATTAAAACCTGCGGATTATATTGTTAAGCCGCTATCAATACAAAAACTGGAACGCTGTTTGAGTAAAGTACTACCTGTACCCAACCCATCATAA
- the fabA gene encoding bifunctional 3-hydroxydecanoyl-ACP dehydratase/trans-2-decenoyl-ACP isomerase, giving the protein MNRPQSYEYEELVACGKGELHGPEFPRLPSDNMLMIDRIVKITGEGGEHGKGFIHAELDIDPSLWFFDCHFKGDPVMPGCLGLDAMWQLVGFFLGWSGGEGKGRALGVGEVKFTGQILPTAKKVTYDIQFKRVINRKLIMGVADGRVLVDGKEIYVAKDLKVGLFKDTNAF; this is encoded by the coding sequence ATGAATCGCCCTCAATCTTACGAATATGAAGAACTAGTTGCATGTGGTAAAGGTGAGCTACACGGGCCTGAGTTCCCGCGTCTACCCTCTGATAACATGCTAATGATTGATCGAATTGTTAAAATCACTGGCGAAGGTGGCGAGCACGGTAAAGGTTTTATCCATGCTGAGCTAGATATTGACCCAAGTCTATGGTTCTTTGATTGTCACTTTAAAGGTGACCCTGTAATGCCGGGTTGTCTTGGCCTTGATGCTATGTGGCAACTTGTTGGTTTCTTCTTAGGCTGGTCAGGTGGTGAAGGTAAAGGTCGTGCACTAGGTGTAGGTGAAGTGAAGTTCACTGGTCAAATCCTGCCAACAGCGAAGAAAGTGACTTACGATATTCAGTTCAAGCGTGTTATCAACCGTAAACTGATTATGGGTGTAGCCGATGGCCGAGTGCTTGTTGATGGTAAAGAAATCTACGTTGCTAAAGATCTGAAAGTGGGTCTATTTAAAGATACTAACGCTTTCTAA
- a CDS encoding AAA family ATPase, with the protein MHQETWRTMIPDYTQYAEIMDQFNTIPSATTGLLQDRLVDAVRRFTAIPYQPRVLRVIAPDNKIYRDYVIELLAQSDAELNKTDTSIIIAGENVTEMTLFGAVYPPVEDSAITKQQIKHGLLHQANGGYLVLSVTSILANPSLWPRLKSVLMNGELDWQPASNKTLYSVPPAEKLNVKLVIMGDRYLMAELDGAEPDLSSGFSMYSEFEQDLVLSKETMPDYLSYVKSVCDHAGLPHLADSKAIELLLRTGARYAEDKNRVPLCPIWHQGILSEAALESKGLAITAEHLAASLKAKEFRESYLPERAIEDIHHGMVVIISQGEEVGQVNGLTVVDVPGHPQSYGEPARISCVVHFGDGDISDVERKVDLAGNIHAKGMMIMQAFVSAALDLDQPLPYSASIVFEQSYCEVDGDSASLAELCALVSALSNQPINQQVAVTGAVDQFGRVQAVGGINEKIEGFYKVCVHRGLTGNQGVILPKTNLVNLCLNDEVVEAIKAGRFHIWPVENVDETLPLLTGVTFRSDDDEVETLLTRIAERIDHFHHGDLSNEVNWLTRIKNWFVQH; encoded by the coding sequence ATGCATCAAGAAACTTGGCGTACCATGATCCCTGATTACACACAATACGCTGAAATTATGGATCAGTTCAATACGATTCCATCTGCTACTACGGGTCTCCTTCAAGACCGACTTGTGGATGCCGTACGCCGGTTTACCGCAATACCTTACCAACCTAGAGTATTGCGTGTTATTGCGCCTGATAACAAAATTTATCGCGATTATGTTATTGAATTATTAGCTCAATCTGACGCTGAACTCAATAAAACTGATACAAGTATTATCATTGCAGGCGAAAACGTTACTGAAATGACGCTCTTTGGCGCGGTTTATCCCCCCGTTGAAGACAGCGCGATAACTAAACAGCAAATCAAACACGGTCTACTCCATCAAGCAAATGGTGGTTACCTAGTCCTATCAGTAACAAGCATTTTAGCAAACCCTTCACTGTGGCCACGCTTAAAAAGCGTACTAATGAATGGTGAGTTAGACTGGCAACCCGCATCAAATAAGACACTATACAGTGTGCCACCTGCCGAAAAGCTAAATGTGAAGCTTGTAATAATGGGCGATCGTTACTTAATGGCTGAGTTAGACGGGGCTGAGCCTGATTTAAGTAGCGGCTTCTCTATGTATAGTGAATTTGAACAAGATCTCGTGCTATCTAAAGAGACGATGCCGGATTACTTAAGCTACGTGAAATCAGTTTGTGATCATGCTGGCTTACCGCACCTCGCCGACTCCAAAGCGATAGAGTTGCTGCTACGTACAGGCGCTCGTTATGCTGAAGATAAGAATCGTGTTCCTCTTTGTCCTATTTGGCACCAAGGTATTTTATCTGAGGCTGCGTTAGAGTCTAAAGGCCTAGCGATTACAGCAGAGCATCTTGCAGCATCATTAAAAGCCAAAGAATTTCGTGAATCTTACTTACCTGAGCGTGCCATTGAAGACATACACCATGGCATGGTGGTGATTATCTCTCAAGGTGAGGAAGTTGGTCAGGTTAATGGCTTAACGGTTGTCGATGTACCAGGCCACCCACAGTCTTACGGTGAACCCGCGCGTATCTCCTGTGTTGTTCACTTTGGTGACGGTGATATTTCCGATGTAGAGCGTAAAGTTGACCTAGCAGGTAACATTCATGCTAAAGGTATGATGATCATGCAAGCCTTTGTAAGCGCAGCATTAGACCTCGATCAACCTTTACCCTACTCAGCTTCTATTGTATTTGAGCAATCATACTGTGAAGTTGATGGTGACAGTGCATCACTTGCCGAGCTTTGTGCGCTAGTTTCAGCACTGTCTAACCAACCAATCAATCAGCAAGTAGCTGTCACTGGCGCAGTTGACCAATTTGGCCGCGTACAGGCTGTTGGCGGCATTAACGAAAAGATTGAAGGCTTCTATAAGGTTTGTGTTCACCGTGGCCTAACGGGTAACCAGGGTGTGATCTTACCTAAAACAAACTTGGTTAATCTATGCTTGAATGACGAAGTTGTCGAAGCTATTAAAGCGGGACGCTTCCATATTTGGCCAGTTGAAAATGTCGATGAAACCTTACCTTTACTGACAGGTGTAACATTTAGAAGCGATGATGATGAAGTTGAGACCTTACTGACGCGTATTGCTGAGCGTATCGATCATTTCCATCACGGCGATCTTTCTAATGAAGTCAATTGGTTAACTCGAATTAAGAACTGGTTTGTCCAGCACTGA